The following coding sequences lie in one Alloacidobacterium dinghuense genomic window:
- a CDS encoding L-rhamnose/proton symporter RhaT produces the protein MSNTSSGIAILIIAGITNASFTMPMKYARKWAWENTWLAWTVFALVVLPFVAALLTIPNLSMVYRSATPDIILEVCGFGAAWGVAQVFFGLAVDMIGITLAFSIVLGTSAAVGSLIPMVSLHREHLNSAAGYAVLGAIGFVLLGVMLCASAGRIREGPNAQSISAQKRTSQGLLLSILCGLGASSMNFGVAFGTPLVQVARSFGANGLNAINVIWLPLMLAGAVPNLLYCAWLMKRNHSGHRFRVGGSHWALAAIMAIFWFGSTLLYGLAAGQLGAWGPILGWPLFMSLIVITATMLGMLTGEWKDCGPLPIRIQWTGVTVLVLAIFILAGSTRYLH, from the coding sequence ATGAGCAACACCTCGAGCGGAATCGCAATCCTCATTATTGCCGGCATTACGAATGCTAGCTTCACAATGCCCATGAAATACGCCCGGAAATGGGCCTGGGAGAACACGTGGCTCGCCTGGACAGTTTTTGCGCTCGTAGTTCTGCCTTTCGTGGCCGCCCTGCTGACCATCCCAAATCTATCGATGGTGTACCGCTCAGCCACGCCGGACATCATTCTCGAAGTCTGTGGATTTGGCGCGGCCTGGGGAGTAGCGCAGGTCTTTTTCGGCCTTGCGGTGGATATGATCGGGATTACACTCGCATTCTCTATCGTCTTAGGAACCTCTGCGGCCGTAGGCAGCCTAATTCCGATGGTGTCTCTGCACAGAGAACACCTCAACAGCGCGGCAGGGTATGCAGTCCTCGGCGCAATCGGTTTCGTTCTATTGGGTGTGATGCTCTGTGCCTCCGCCGGAAGGATACGTGAGGGACCAAATGCACAGTCTATTTCTGCGCAAAAACGGACCTCGCAGGGGCTGCTGCTTTCTATTCTGTGCGGTCTTGGCGCATCCTCGATGAATTTCGGAGTCGCTTTCGGAACGCCGCTGGTCCAAGTAGCTCGCTCCTTTGGTGCAAACGGGCTCAACGCTATCAATGTAATTTGGTTGCCGCTGATGCTTGCCGGTGCAGTTCCAAATCTCCTGTATTGTGCTTGGTTGATGAAAAGGAATCATTCGGGACATAGATTCCGAGTGGGAGGTTCGCATTGGGCGCTGGCAGCGATCATGGCGATCTTCTGGTTCGGGAGCACGCTGCTTTATGGACTGGCAGCGGGTCAACTGGGGGCTTGGGGTCCGATTCTCGGATGGCCGTTATTCATGTCACTGATTGTGATCACCGCGACCATGTTGGGTATGCTTACGGGCGAATGGAAGGACTGTGGACCACTTCCTATCCGCATCCAGTGGACAGGCGTGACCGTGCTCGTGCTGGCGATTTTTATTCTGGCAGGCTCAACCCGCTATTTGCACTAA
- a CDS encoding DeoR/GlpR family DNA-binding transcription regulator has translation MPAKSDNLVARHEYILQRLQETGSVAIDELCSTLGASIATIRRDLEDLESRSLLRRTRGGAVPIGPLFYEPFRHDTSFQDKVSSFAEEKRRIGLAAAKLVGTGQTISLTGGTTTIEVVRSLKVLSDISIITNTVNVAMELSNRKDIEVIVTGGHLRGNWFTLVGPLATAAAEMLFSDIMFIGVDGIDARKGLTCTNSSEAEVLRKFAQHAKMKVVVADHSKLGSVSKYLLCPTKGIDRLITDTGAPASAIAPFEKLGIEVTRV, from the coding sequence ATGCCCGCAAAGAGTGACAACCTGGTTGCACGCCACGAATACATCCTTCAGCGGTTACAGGAGACCGGCTCCGTCGCCATTGACGAGCTTTGCTCGACGCTCGGCGCATCCATCGCCACCATTCGCCGAGATTTAGAAGACCTTGAAAGCCGGTCTTTGCTCAGGCGCACCCGCGGCGGCGCCGTACCAATCGGACCACTGTTCTACGAACCGTTTCGGCATGATACCTCGTTTCAGGACAAGGTGAGCAGCTTTGCCGAAGAAAAGCGTAGGATCGGCCTCGCAGCAGCGAAACTAGTCGGCACGGGCCAGACTATCTCGTTGACCGGCGGAACTACGACCATCGAAGTGGTTCGAAGCCTTAAGGTGCTCAGCGACATTTCCATTATCACGAATACGGTGAATGTTGCGATGGAATTGAGTAACAGGAAAGATATCGAAGTGATCGTGACCGGAGGGCACCTCCGCGGAAATTGGTTTACGCTCGTAGGTCCCCTCGCGACGGCTGCAGCCGAGATGCTGTTTTCCGACATCATGTTCATCGGCGTCGATGGCATCGATGCAAGAAAAGGCCTGACGTGCACAAATTCTTCCGAGGCTGAAGTTCTGCGCAAATTCGCGCAACATGCCAAGATGAAGGTCGTGGTAGCTGATCACAGCAAACTCGGTTCCGTCAGCAAGTACCTCCTCTGTCCAACAAAGGGTATAGACAGATTAATTACTGATACCGGGGCACCCGCTTCAGCCATTGCGCCCTTCGAAAAACTCGGTATTGAAGTAACCCGGGTGTAG